The Sardina pilchardus chromosome 5, fSarPil1.1, whole genome shotgun sequence DNA window CTCAGGCCCAGCATGGGACAAGGAAGACCTAGAGAAGCTTGAGAGGCCGGCCCCTGACATCACGGACATGACGGCTGAGCTTCCTGATGGGTTGTCCTCAGAAGACAATAAAGCACTTAGTGATGGCACCATGAACTGCAAGTGGTGCAGTAAACCTATCCGGcgcaaacaaaagcacatgcagTTTTGGCATTTAAATCATGGCATACATTTCGAAGCCAGAGGCATTAGTGAGTGGTTTACAGTTCCCATTCTTAGACCACTTGTATGCTTGGTCCTGTTTTATGAATGTctttttatttaatttgattaaGTATAAGTATAGATCATTTGTATAGAATTACACAAGTTATCAATATATGGAATGCACAAATCAGCAAAGAGAAGGTATAAATAATTGTCTCTCCTTGCAGAAAAATTCACCATTCCCTGTTTTTGTGAAACGGGAGAGGAACAGGTGCCCTTGCCATTGGCCTACTGTACCTTCTTGTCTCACGTGTCTTCTTGTTCTGAGACGTGCTGATAGCTTCACGATTTCAAGGAATTTCTTCTTAATTTTCTCCCATTGGACTAATTACATTAGTTAGGTTAAATTTAAAGTCTTCATTATCATAGATTAATCAACTTCCAGCTTTCAATCACACAATGAAGTGTTGCTTCAAGTAAGAATAAAATAACATATCTGTAAAAGATGTAACTTTATTATATTCAAATGTATTAAATGTGAATCAAGAATATACACAAATTTAACAATCTCAATGAAAACCATCCATTTTCTTTGAAAATGTCCAACTGCAGTGATAAAGTGAAACTGTTTACAAAAGCTAATGTACAAAGCCTCAAGCTCAAGTAATCCTTTTTTTAACTTGGCCTATAAAAACAACATAGTTTTCTGTGCAACAATAACATGATCAGAGTAACAAAACACATAATGAACATCAGAACACAACTCTTGATGAGAACATTCCTCAATATTTGCTTTCCCAAActcctccacacagagacagagaattcTGTGTTTAAGGATGGGCATTAACAGTGCAATTCAAAAGAGAGTCATTCTAGACTAGGTTCTTTCTTGGTTCTGGAAAGGCAGAGGGTTGTATACGAAACACAATGAGAAGAATAAAGATTCCTCATACCCCTAGCAGTTGAGAAGCACTAGAGGACCTCAGGAACATCCATAGCCAATCCAGAACAAGGGTTTCATATTTCCAGAGAAACCCTGGGTGACATGTTGCCAAGACCAGAAAATGGCTGCCTACATTTCCTGCTTTGATTAGATGCTAATATTAAGTTTACTATTTAGTCTAAACTAGGCCTGTGAGCACATAATGCACTTGGAACCATTCAAAGAACTGGAAAATAAAGAGCTTAGAACTACTGTAGGACTGCATGAAATCGTGTTGAGCAAAATCATAATTAACTGtaccaaaaaaaaccccagaaaTAATGATTTTGAGCTTGAATCTTACTTAGTAttatttaacctttaacctACAAATAGCATCAGTACAATAACATTGATGATGTATCACACATCAGTTAGTGACAATAATTACATGGGTGGCATGATACACAATGTAGGAACATAACAAAGAAAACATAATTGATTTAAATGGATTCTGCACTGAAAAGaataaatgttaattttccTGAAAAAAATCCCGAGTTCCCTAAATGGTTCCTGCACTATGTTTGAATACAGAACTGAATACAGAACCTTTTTTCCTAGGAGTGCAGATTAAACAGGACACGTACTGAGAATAACAATCAGAAATGTTTAAATAGGCGTTTCCACACCAACACTTTGCATCCCAGGGGGGACCCAAGCTCTGTAGAGGAATCTGTTCGCATGATTATAACAGATGTGTTTCCAAAGTCATCTCCACACTGCTCATTTTCAgtccagagtgagagatttggATTGGATTTCTTGTGGTCATTCTCACGTTCAATATCTAGGGTCCTGTGAATGATACCAATATGAACCCAGTTTGCTTATCAGTGACTGCTGCATGACACTTCATTTGCATTTTCACTACCCTTATAAAGTCAACCAAGAGCATGTAAACATTACTTCAGAAAAGTAACAGTTACACACAGTTTTAGGTACTGTATGCTCCAGTAGGTAGCTAGTTCTTACAACATCCACCATTTTGtgattgtacagtacatgtttgtaTGAAGGAGAGACAGGTAGACATGTCTGTCGATTCAACAAATAACACAGGACATTcattatgtactgtactgtaggtctgtgaCCTGGCCACGAAACACTGCCCTTGTTCATCCACCCAGGAACTTCCCTGGTATGAAAAGGGTAAGTGTGAAAATGCAATTGGCACTCAAAAATGAAGCTATGACCATGGTAATACTTCAAGGGATAATTGAACAAAGTGAAAATGATGTAATTTTCTACTCATAACCTCATGCAAAGGAGTCACAAGGTTGGCTTAGCAGTGTGGTCAGACTTGAGTCAGTCAACAACGTGTCTGTCATGGACAGAACTGACAACCACTATCTGCTTCACTGACATGAAGACAGGTTAATAACGCCATCATCAATCTTCCTTCATTTTGAAGTATTCTTCCAAGTCCAGATCACAGACACTTGGACACTGTTGGCCAGCAGTGGCAAGGGAAGGGgatgggggagggtggggttcCTGGACTCCCTGCACAAACGTTCTCCTGGGCCCCCAAAAACGTTTTCACCATCTTCTCTTGCCTGACCGGAGGTCCTCAGCTCAGCTTTGGGGCCCCTGAGtagtctctgtctccatctgtctATCCTGCTGGTGGTGTCTGTCAACCGGTGTGAGTATGATACAGTCCGAGGCCCAAGGAGCTTTTACTAGAACCAGATGGCCAGGCGTCATGGTCTGTGGGGGCAGCTTTACGTCCTGGTGATTTCCCCCTGACCTGTAACAGAATAGAAACAACACTGTAGTAAGATCTCTTATACACCAACAAGTGATTaggtctctcagacacacagtaTCTGCCGGCACACAATAAGCCTATTTCAGCGTCCAGGGCTCCAGCCCTGTCGAGGTTAATGACACCTTAATTGGCCGCGTATAACAGCTTCCTGTTCCTGTCTTTCCTGTGGACTGTGCTGTTAGATAAGTGGCTTTCTACGGGATTGTTTAAATGTTCTAACCTAAACCTCTGCAAACTTGACAAAGACACTTCTTAAAAAGCGCAGCGTTTTTAATTAATCTGTTGACAGCCGTCAGCCGGCGAGTAGTGATTGATTTGAAATTCCAacggaagttagtttacacggtgccgacatcttgtgaaatggtCTAATTATCTACACTAccaacacagtctgacatcaactcatctaatgtactgtacattagatgaatggtcgtgcatcattccctcagtttgccttgagatgggagaaatacggatttcaatgaaacccatgaataggaattcctgctttcaatgctgtaaaatgatgatttttacattgctgaaagcaggaagtccaacattgaaatccgtatttctcccatctcaaggcaaactgagggaatgatgtacgaccattcaaaaacatgactggtttactaaagatacaaagcttcatgctaatcggtgaagtgtccctttaatgctaatcggtgaagtgtccctttaagtctgGAGCTGTTCGGCGTGGCGTACCCTGCGCTCGTGTGGGGGGCGGCCGGGCTCGGTGGCGTGGAGGCGGTCCATGAGGCTGGCCACGCCCTGCTCCAGCGTGTCTAGCGTGTGCTGCTGGGGGTCGTGGTGGCTGAAGCTGCTCCTCAGGCTGCGCAGCGCATCCCGCACCAGATGCAGCTCCTCTGCCTGCCCAGGGCGatgataacaacaacaacaataggtCACagttatatagcgcctttctcaAACACAAGGTCGCTTTACAGAGTGGAAATagaacagcaaacaaacaaacaaacaaacaaacaaacaaacgaaaaaaAAGAGTAGGAGGAAAAAGTAGGAGttatgtgttgggtgtggagaAGTGATCATTATACAAAAAGGTCTTGAGTATCGGGCAAGAACACATTTGGACAAATGAATGAGAACAGGAATTTTAATTCCTGCAGGAATTCATTGTGACCAGTCAGGTCATCTCTGGCCATGGAAAcccctactgtatgtattaccatagtacatactgtattattaCTACACAGCCTCCTCTGCAGATTTACAAAAGACACGTCTGTGAAGAAGCTTTACGAAACATATACAGTGCGGTATATATAAAACATAATACTGCTACATAGTGTAAAAATAATAAGTTGAATAAGGTCGGTTTTTTCGTACCCCTTTGTGTGTCTGGGGCGTGGACGTCTCTGCGTATCCATTATTGTAGGCAACAGGGACCTGGACACAGGGGGAAAAGGATGTTAAAGGCGTTCAATCCTAGTTTCAGGAGAATAATTTCTATTCACTGGAGTTCTCAGTTTAGCTCCATGGCCCGTCCTATCAACATCTTATAATCCTTGCCTGAAGTACACCTAATTAATGTGGGTGTAATCGCAATTGTATGCACAATGCATAGTTAAGAGTGCAACTGACAAATCCAGTTAGCTATGGTGAGGGAAAATACAGGGCACCGAGGAAGCTTATTTCGAGTTATCTCGAGCTTTTTGTTCAATCTACAGACAATGCTTCAAAGTGTAAGAAAAAGGCTTGAGGAGTGTTTCATTAATCTacttaaaaaaggaaaaagggtCTAACAGGAGCAGGATTGAGAACTCCGGATCAGTCTATATGGCTGTGCATGCATGCCGTACCTCCTCTGGATCATGATTGTTCATCAGCTCCTTCAGCATACGCTCCTTGCGCTCCAGCTCCCTCTGCAGGCTTGTCTGTGAATTACACGCATTCATGAGCACCACACCATCTGGGGAGCTGCCCAGCCGAGCCGAGTGCCCTTTAATTAAGTGTTTCAGTGTGAACTAGACTGCGCCTGACTGCGGGTTAAAACGTGGCACACGGTCAGTTACCTGCTGGTGGCTGCTGTCTGAGAGTTTCCGCAGGGAGTCGTCCAGCttggtctgctgctgctgtagcagCCTGTCTTTCTGCCCCAGCTctttctgcaggaggaggacataGACACGTCAGCAGGTTGTTGACTACGACAAAAAAACCTCAACGGGCACAAAGCTGGTTTGGTGGTTAACCCACTCAGTCTCGATACCCAACCACTACAAATCTGTGTAAGTCGTTTAGGGTAAAAGCATCTGCTCTCTTTACCACACTGCTCCATATCTTTCTTTGCATCAACTCATTGATGCTTGTGAGGGGACATACTCTGCAACGTAGTTCTCATCAGTCACAACAGTATGCTGTAGGCTTAGCGGAGCACCTTTAGATATGGCTGAACTCACCTTGTAATCGCTGAGTAGTTTGTTTCGTTCCTCCAGCTTTCGCTGCAACTCCACCTGGGAAAACAGTAGCGATCAGATTCTGAGCCAAGTCTAAAAAGAACTCGAGACAAAGTTGTATACAGAGGACTAGTTGGAACTGACTAGACTAGTAAAGAAACAATGAAAAAAGGAGCATTGTTCAACTCACATTCTGACCAGTCAGTTCATCTCTGGCCATGGTAGTCCTTAGAAGTTCTTGTTTCAGCTGTAAGACAGACGCTTCCTGTACTGCCATTCTCTGCTGCAAGGCATcctgacaaaaacaaacaaaaaaatactttttaaaaaaatatcacaATATTTCACTCAGTAACAAGTATGATTTACTTTTGCTATAACCGAACATGACCAAATAAAAGGTTTACAGTACCTTGACACCGAGCAGATTTCGTGCCTCTTGTTTGAACTTGGATAGCTCCCGCTGCAGAGAAAACAGTGGGGGAGTTTAATGCACCATAACCGACATGTAAGACAGGTGCACAAACAAACTGACAATCATTTCTTGCAATCACagtttaatacattttttttcagttCAATTCGTAGTTAAGAAAACGTCTGAAACCCAAATCATGAGAGCAAATTACTGGCAAGAAAAAGTTGAGGTACAGTATGACACTATGCACACATTACTTCAAACATGCCTGAGTCCTGCTCAAGTGAACAAATAGGCAGAGGACTTCAAtgtgtcctgtcctctctgCAGAGCAGCAGGGAGCGTTACCTTCAGATCCTGAGCCTCCTCCATGCTTTGGTCCAGACGACTCCGGATTATGATCTATGCAGCACAGCAGAACGGGAGAGAAAATCCTCTTAGCTCAAAAATCAAACAACGGACACACAATTCTTGCAAACAGCCTCAAAGATCCCTCTACGAGGACCTAGCAAAGGGTGTGTTCCCGCCCAGAGGTCTCACACAGGAGTTTCGAGAGAGAGTTTCGACCGcgagggaaagaggggagaagaaagggagggaaagcATAGTGCTGAGGTAGAGGACAGCTAGTCAATGGTTAGAAGGGTAAATGGATATGTGTGGGCCCCACGGAGACAAAGCAAAGTTCAccaggtgggggtggtggagggacaCCTGATCTCCTGTGACATAGTAGCCAGGGAGGGTGGagacaggtaaaaaaaaaaacctacatcACTAGATATATACATAAAACCTCGagacaggtaaaaaaaaatacattactaGATATATACATAAAAGTGTACACactcattttaattaatttatgTTCTCATTTCTTTTATCAacatttggaacatttcaaATAACTAAATGTACAACAATAAACAGACAGAAGTGGTCAACTACATAgtagataaaaataaaaataaaaaaccttGCATGAGTGCTTTGAGAGACAGATACGTAAAGGGATTCACTAAGAGAACGTGCGGCTAGATAGTAAAGGGATTCACTAAGAGAACGTGCGGCTAGATAGTAAAGGGATTCACTAAGAAAATGTGCGGCTAGATAGTAAAGGGATTCACTAAGAGAGCGTGCGGCTAGATAGTAAAGGGATTCACTAAGAGAGCGTGCTGCTAGATAGTGAAGGAAGCTGCCAGGCGGCTGCTACTGTACCAGCTGTTGCTCTGCATTGTCCACTCCCTCCGCAAAGCCCAGAGACACGTCCTGCTCGTCTTCTGGCAACGACCCATGGAGGAGCAGCGCCTGCAAGCCCACACAGATGGCACCACACTCACAAATGGCACGCCGAATCCCAACACACTACTCCACTGTTCACTGACTCACGTCACGAACCATCACACACTGTTTGAGCAAGACCTCCACGGTCTCCTGCATTAAAAGGGcacgcatatacagtatgataagAGATCATGTGATCTGCGGTCAGGCTAATCTCATTTTCTTTGCTATTGCTTTGGCATTCATATTAAGATAACGGACAAATCGTAAACAGTGGTTCCGCTCAGTTTAATGTTGTCCGTTTTACTTAAATTTCACTAAGTtgatgtgtagcctacacaaacagaTTTGACCTATCGATTTGTTCACAAAATAGTACTGTAATTCGAATAGGAAAAAACAAGTCCACGGAGGCATGTGTATGAGGTGTTTTTTCTAGCACACCTGTAGGCTGGACACCATCCTCCGAGCCTCCTgcatctccttctccagctgctcctgctgctcacaCAGCTGCTCCTCCCATACACAACTCCCAGCGGACCCATCAGGCCTGGAGCCAGACAACTCGTCGCACACTGATGACCTCACCATGTCATCTGGAAAAGTCAGTCGGAGACATGCAGTCAGAGTGTGGTCCAGAACCCAATGTTACACCTGCAGTAATAGAACAGtcttcacatgtgcacacaaattACCTGATTTAATGGTTTCCACTGCTTGGCTTTTAACACCTCCTCTCTGGTCTTCTGAAACACTGTTAGGTGCTTTAATAGTCTGTGTAGGGCTGGGTGACCTGAGACTGAGGAGACAGAAGAAACAGAAAATATCACAATAGTAAGTCAGCCGATCAGTAGTATTTACTATATGCACTGTTGAGAAGATGCACTGGAAAGCTCTTCCTTGTTTACAATTATTGTGCTTAATGATTCAAACATAAGCTCAATTATTTTACAAAATCCATTATTCATCAATTCATCACTCAATCACATGGAAACATATTATGGGAGACCACACAGTTATCACAGTCAATCAAACCCAAGCGACAATACAGTCCATCAATAAACAAACAGCTCAACCCAGCCCACCAACCGAAGAGAGCGCTCGTTGCTAGAGACGGTTGCCACAGTAACCTCAAGtcctgacagaaaaaaaaggtgtCGGGCACAGCAATGCTGTTTGATCTGGGGATTCATCAATTATGCAAAACTGACCCAATTCAAAGTCGCTTGTTTGCAGGTCAGCTGTTCTGAATTATTGAAGCTCTTCCAATAGGATAAGGCAAGCTCATAAGTACTCTATACTGCATGCGTGTCACACATCTGTTCACAATCTGATCATAAATATCCTCGTGGATTCAGTGCTCTGGTGCAAGAGGGAAACAATAGCTGTCAGGACACATCAGGAGGACACATCAGTCATTGGCGCTGGTGAATGATGTCTGTTTATTCCACATGAAAGTAAAGTGGACACCAATCAATGCTGATGCAGTTCCCTGTGCCTCAATttagcacgcacgcacacacacacacacacacacacacacacacacacacacacacacacacacacacacacacacacacacacacacacacacacacatacaaacaaacaaaccatggGCTATGATGGGCATTGGGAAATCTGTCATTGCGCAACATACAAAGCCACTCTGATCGATCTTCACTCTGTATCTGTTTAACAACAGTGAAGGATTAcgtgtcacatactgtagaacaaCTGGCAACACAAATCTCTGTTTACATAATACAAggatttattttttccccttaacatcaataaaataaatacaattaaaCTATTGACAGCTAAAATATTCTAACTAAAAAGTTAAATTAGACATTTACATGCCTTTACATTTTAGTCAAGATGTGATGATACACTAAGTTTTACTAAGAGCTTATGGCTTTAATCTTATATTCAGACATCTTGAGAATTTAACTTCGTAAGAAGTAGGTTATTAGCCTGGTTAGCACGCAGTGTTTCTCAATCGTAATtgagtgggtctggaaaaggaTAATTGACTTAAGACTTCCAGCAGGGGTGTAACTagtagtgaaattaaacttaaattggtgcattaaactcttaccaaatcatttcagaagtgtagcaatcttgtaaacaaagCTTTAAATACacttgtttactcaattccaaagaaatacatGTTCATGCTACATTAGCAATTGTATTTGTGCGCCCGTGTTTTGGGAAAATTGGAAATGGActtcaatggcctcttggccagacAGACCTGCAGATGAAAATTGCAAATGTGCCCAAGGTTCGTATGGGTATTCCCAGCCTAGTAAATTACAGTAGGGACAAAGAGGCAAAAGTTGAACTACACCGTTGTCCCAGTAATGAACACTCTCTGCAAAAGGTCATTACATCACAGGTATCAGACAACATTGACATTTTGTTGGTGGGTGCAAAATATGACAACTGAACAGAATAAATCAAGAGCCAAGAGTCAGCGCTGAAGATGACTGTCTTCTGAAAATGTCTCATAGAggaacaacaataacaaaaaaagattGAGTCACCCTCCTACAGTATCTTAAGTAAAGCTGCCAGTGAGCGTGAAACCACCTCATTGGCGAGACTATAACATAATAGATTACAGGGATGTCTATATCGGGCTCCTCTCATTATTCAGCACAGTCCTGACTAAGTGAATGCTACGTTATATAACCGTTTCAGCACTGCATTAGCTTGGGGAGCCTAAGGGAAGAGTGGCAGTCCACACTATAATGCAGTCCTTAAAGGAGAAATACGGTGAggtttcacatagatctccgtttctccaggtcactgagtactgtcgaTACGAAACAAGATGAAAACAAATGGTTGTACCTACAGTAGCACGAGTTTCTACAACCAGCAGCTAATGCAGCCAGACAGCTACAATACTACACTatagcagagacacttatatatgaggagacactgcactggaaaaatcgcccattgaaaagcatggggtaacttcgtaacgcgaaagatggcggttgtttacaccggttggctatggttgcacatgtcccgcctcttccagtgccgttgctccaatcatttggccgatgcttggcggtcacgctttttgaaagctgcgtcgtgaAGAATAGAGCATGCGCAAAATGACcaaaattaccagtaagaaaaaggctttttaagcgttaatttgatacaaaaccaccaaaccttttcagcgatttta harbors:
- the LOC134079947 gene encoding dixin-like — protein: MIASLSKGNLLDVLQEGFSEPQVATYVSWVNAQLRKKPGVKPVHDLRQDLRDGVVLAHLIEIVAGELLDGIHYAPLDAQEKRQNVEKVLQFMSSKRIRMPQTSARDIVDGNLKSAMRLILALAAHFKPSASASHRAGGTTGRGTAGSSPNHRPHSTMAMAQNAVAALAVARQDASRSGRSLLHLRQEWNSQGNMVYKEIDSPCWSVRALVQQYEGQKEGPDEDSDTRSPSLRSPSPTQTIKAPNSVSEDQRGGVKSQAVETIKSDDMVRSSVCDELSGSRPDGSAGSCVWEEQLCEQQEQLEKEMQEARRMVSSLQALLLHGSLPEDEQDVSLGFAEGVDNAEQQLIIIRSRLDQSMEEAQDLKRELSKFKQEARNLLGVKDALQQRMAVQEASVLQLKQELLRTTMARDELTGQNVELQRKLEERNKLLSDYKKELGQKDRLLQQQQTKLDDSLRKLSDSSHQQTSLQRELERKERMLKELMNNHDPEEVPVAYNNGYAETSTPQTHKGAEELHLVRDALRSLRSSFSHHDPQQHTLDTLEQGVASLMDRLHATEPGRPPHERRVRGKSPGRKAAPTDHDAWPSGSSKSSLGLGLYHTHTG